One Acinetobacter colistiniresistens DNA segment encodes these proteins:
- the rimP gene encoding ribosome maturation factor RimP encodes MKLSNKSQALHDLIAPAVAACGVDLWGIEFLPQGKRSLLRIYIDKAVDENAEPVLNEDGEVELGRGIGVQDCVLVTQQVGAMLDVHDPISGEYALEVSSPGWDRPFFQLNQLPAYIGQQVALRLIAAVENRRKFQAKLLSVDLENELIQVEVEGNHVLEIDSNNIDKANLIYQD; translated from the coding sequence ATGAAATTATCAAACAAGTCTCAAGCATTGCATGATCTTATCGCACCAGCTGTGGCTGCATGTGGTGTAGATCTGTGGGGGATTGAATTCCTGCCACAAGGTAAACGTTCTTTATTACGCATTTATATAGATAAAGCGGTTGATGAAAACGCAGAACCTGTCCTCAATGAAGATGGTGAAGTTGAACTCGGGCGTGGTATTGGCGTTCAAGATTGTGTGTTAGTCACACAACAAGTGGGTGCAATGCTTGATGTCCATGATCCAATTTCGGGTGAGTATGCTTTGGAAGTATCATCACCAGGTTGGGATCGTCCATTTTTCCAACTTAATCAGCTACCTGCCTATATCGGGCAACAAGTGGCTTTACGATTAATTGCTGCTGTCGAGAACCGTCGTAAATTCCAGGCAAAATTACTTTCTGTTGACTTAGAAAATGAGTTGATTCAAGTTGAAGTTGAAGGTAATCATGTGCTTGAAATTGATAGTAATAATATTGATAAAGCAAATTTAATCTATCAAGACTAA
- the secG gene encoding preprotein translocase subunit SecG: MYSFILVVHIILAILIIALVLVQQGKGAEAGASFGGGGAATVFGASGAGNFLTRLTAIFTALFFVTSLTLAVFAKKQTTDAYSLKTVQTTTSAPATSPETSSNAPKTTE; the protein is encoded by the coding sequence ATGTATAGTTTTATACTCGTTGTACATATCATTTTAGCAATTCTAATTATTGCTTTGGTATTGGTGCAACAAGGTAAAGGTGCAGAAGCAGGTGCATCATTTGGTGGTGGCGGTGCTGCAACCGTATTTGGTGCTTCAGGTGCAGGCAACTTTTTAACTCGTTTAACCGCGATTTTTACGGCATTGTTTTTTGTGACCAGTTTGACTCTGGCTGTATTTGCCAAAAAGCAAACGACGGATGCTTATAGTTTGAAAACTGTTCAAACAACCACATCTGCGCCAGCGACATCGCCTGAAACTTCATCAAACGCACCAAAAACAACTGAATAA